The following coding sequences lie in one Spinacia oleracea cultivar Varoflay chromosome 1, BTI_SOV_V1, whole genome shotgun sequence genomic window:
- the LOC110782888 gene encoding uncharacterized protein, whose amino-acid sequence MTECRMSFSPMRNVLLRALTLKSKPPPPPPPPVFSSLSKLSPPPTHPLSSPTAGAVAELADDYDEGIDRLHTPPVTAFKPVVLPDLLQPRVVVFDGVCRLCHTGVKWIIKADKYGKIKFCCLQSKTAEPYMELCDMERKDVLRRFIFIEGLGQYHQASTAALKVLSYLPFPYSALSSLMIIPTPVRDAVYDYIAKRRYDLCGKEEECLVLKEPEMLERFIDRKELLERRQSNV is encoded by the exons atgaccgaatgTCGAATGAGCTTTAGTCCAATGCGGAACGTTCTACTTCGAGCTCTCACTCTCAAAtcaaaaccaccaccaccgccgccgccgccgGTGTTTTCCTCCCTTTCGAAGCTTTCGCCTCCTCCGACACATCCACTGTCCTCTCCCACCGCCGGTGCAGTGGCTGAACTTGCCGACGACTATGATGAGGGAATCGACCGCCTCCATACGCCTCCAGTTACTGCTTTCAAGCCCGTTGTGTTGCCCGATCTCCTTCAGCCGCGTGTTGTCGTCTTTGACGGCGTCTGTCGTCTCTGCCATACCG GTGTGAAGTGGATTATCAAGGCTGATAAGTATGGGAAGATCAAGTTCTGTTGCCTTCAGTCTAAGACTGCTGAACCATATATGGAACTTTGTGATATGGAAAGAAAGGACGTGCTTCGCCGCTTTATATTCATCGAAGGTCTAGGACAATACCATCAAGCTTCCACAG CTGCATTGAAAGTTCTGTCATACTTGCCATTCCCCTATTCAGCTTTGAGTTCTCTGATGATAATTCCAACTCCAGTGAGGGATGCTGTCTATGATTACATTGCTAAAAGACGCTATGACTTGTGCGGAAAGGAGGAAGAATGTCTTGTTTTGAAGGAACCAGAGATGCTCGAGCGGTTTATTGACAGGAAAGAACTTCTGGAGCGACGCCAGTCAAATGTGTAG